From Ipomoea triloba cultivar NCNSP0323 chromosome 5, ASM357664v1, the proteins below share one genomic window:
- the LOC116020827 gene encoding probable E3 ubiquitin-protein ligase RHC2A — MSASSTYWCYRCDRFVRVWDQEDSVACPDCFSGFIEEIDTPTRSLLSESRRSRFAASAAFVMQSSDQNAPPSSPGVRRSRRNGGGDRSPFNPVIVLRGGAAEGGGDGSGTGFELYYDDGAGSGLRPLPASISEFLLGSGFDRLLDQLTQIEANGLGRMEDPPASKAAIESMPTIEILNSHIETEPHCAVCKEPFELGNEAREMPCNHLYHSDCILPWLSLRNSCPVCRHQLPTDAPNSTNSPSSNEQQQPSDDDTVGLTIWRLPGGGFAVGRFSGGRRELPVVYTEMDGGFNNNGVPRRISRGTRGNISRRNGGVRRALLNVFSCLGGAVSSSSSSRIISSRSRSSLLSSVFHGRGRSSSL; from the coding sequence ATGTCGGCGTCTTCTACGTATTGGTGTTACAGATGCGATAGGTTTGTGCGAGTGTGGGACCAGGAGGATTCCGTGGCTTGCCCGGATTGTTTCAGTGGGTTTATCGAGGAAATCGATACTCCGACCCGATCCTTGCTCTCGGAGTCCCGCCGGAGCCGTTTCGCGGCGTCGGCTGCGTTCGTGATGCAGAGCTCGGATCAGAACGCGCCGCCCTCTAGTCCAGGCGTGAGGAGGAGCCGGAGGAACGGCGGCGGCGACCGCTCGCCGTTTAATCCGGTTATTGTGCTCCGCGGCGGCGCCGCCGAAGGCGGCGGCGACGGTAGTGGAACGGGATTTGAGTTGTACTATGACGACGGTGCCGGGTCGGGTTTGAGGCCATTACCCGCGAGTATTTCGGAGTTTTTACTCGGGTCGGGTTTCGACAGGCTTTTAGATCAGTTGACCCAGATTGAAGCAAACGGGTTGGGGAGAATGGAGGATCCGCCGGCTTCCAAAGCGGCGATCGAGTCAATGCCGACCATCGAGATCCTAAATTCCCACATCGAAACCGAACCCCATTGCGCCGTTTGTAAAGAGCCCTTCGAGCTCGGGAACGAGGCCCGAGAAATGCCCTGCAACCATTTATACCACTCCGATTGCATTCTCCCATGGCTATCTTTACGCAACTCCTGCCCCGTTTGCCGCCACCAACTCCCCACCGACGCCCCAAACTCCACCAACAGCCCTTCTTCAAACGAACAACAACAACCCTCCGATGACGACACCGTGGGACTAACAATCTGGAGATTACCCGGCGGCGGGTTCGCCGTGGGGCGGTTTTCCGGTGGGAGAAGAGAGCTTCCGGTTGTGTACACTGAAATGGATGGTGGGTTTAACAACAATGGAGTTCCAAGGAGGATTTCTCGGGGGACTAGAGGGAATATATCCCGGCGAAATGGTGGGGTTAGAAGAGCATTGCTTAATGTGTTTTCATGCTTAGGTGGTGCTGTTTCTTCAAGCTCTAGTTCTAGGATTATTAGCAGCAGAAGCAGAAGTAGTTTACTGTCATCTGTCTTCCATGGAAGGGGCCGGAGCTCGAGTTTATGA